Proteins encoded by one window of Sphingosinicella sp. BN140058:
- a CDS encoding ATP-dependent DNA ligase — protein sequence MAAFDSLSVKPGLPPMEAKLVDALPEEPGWRFEPKWDGFRCLVFRDGGEVHLQSKAGKPLGRYFPEIVESIRAMEADRVVLDGELIIPIGGVLSFDALQLRLHPAESRIRRLAAETPAQLMLFDLLHSKETGYRDAPLAHRRRALEIVHGAERRDDILLSPYADDRQVAQGWLDKAGGALDGVVAKRTDAPYQPGERAMLKIKQLRTADCVVGGFRYATNSRQVGSLLLGLFNDDGKLDHVGFTSAIPADERTALTERLEALIGPPGFTGDAPGGPSRWSTERTGEWEPLRHELIAEVRYDHVTGNRFRHGTKFLRWRPDKVPEQCRMDQLQPEARPAELAGLRSGE from the coding sequence ATGGCCGCGTTCGATTCTCTGTCCGTGAAACCCGGCTTGCCGCCGATGGAGGCGAAGCTGGTCGACGCCTTGCCGGAGGAGCCCGGCTGGCGCTTCGAGCCCAAATGGGACGGCTTTCGATGCCTCGTGTTCCGCGATGGCGGCGAGGTCCATCTCCAGTCCAAAGCGGGCAAGCCGCTCGGCCGCTACTTTCCGGAAATCGTCGAAAGCATCCGGGCGATGGAGGCGGACCGGGTGGTTCTGGATGGCGAGCTGATCATCCCGATCGGCGGCGTGCTCTCGTTCGACGCCCTCCAACTGCGCCTTCATCCGGCGGAGAGCCGCATCCGCCGCCTCGCCGCCGAGACCCCGGCCCAGTTGATGCTGTTCGATCTGCTCCATTCCAAGGAGACGGGCTACCGCGATGCACCGCTTGCGCATCGCCGCCGTGCGCTCGAGATCGTCCACGGCGCCGAGCGCCGCGACGACATCCTGCTCTCGCCCTATGCAGACGATCGCCAGGTCGCGCAGGGCTGGCTCGACAAGGCCGGCGGTGCGCTCGACGGCGTCGTCGCGAAGCGCACCGATGCGCCGTACCAGCCCGGCGAGCGGGCGATGCTGAAGATCAAGCAGCTGCGAACTGCCGACTGCGTCGTCGGCGGCTTTCGCTACGCGACCAACAGCCGTCAGGTCGGCTCCCTGCTGCTTGGCCTGTTCAACGATGACGGCAAGCTCGACCACGTCGGATTCACCTCCGCCATTCCGGCCGACGAGCGGACGGCGCTCACCGAACGGCTTGAGGCGCTGATCGGGCCGCCGGGGTTCACCGGCGATGCGCCGGGTGGACCGAGCCGCTGGTCGACCGAGCGGACCGGCGAATGGGAGCCGCTGCGTCACGAACTGATCGCCGAGGTGCGCTACGACCACGTCACCGGCAACCGCTTTCGCCACGGCACCAAGTTCCTGCGCTGGCGACCGGACAAGGTGCCGGAGCAATGTCGAATGGATCAATTGCAACCGGAAGCGCGGCCCGCGGAACTTGCGGGCCTGAGGAGCGGAGAATGA
- a CDS encoding AAA family ATPase gives MKRIQHTNNGDDRCFVMISGCSGGGKSTLLEELARRGYAVVAEPGRRIIAEERAGDGRALPWRDAAAFAGRALAMSVADHAAAQGLTFFDRGIVDAAVAMVASGLPRPTDLIESKRHDRLFLAPPWPEIYVNDADRRHSLDAALRDYVRVRQAYREAGYAPVMLPLASVSARADFVLAALGVAPKSRCFSQGQRTSC, from the coding sequence GTGAAGCGGATTCAACACACGAATAATGGCGACGACCGATGCTTCGTGATGATCTCGGGCTGTTCGGGCGGAGGCAAGTCCACCCTGCTCGAGGAACTCGCGCGCCGCGGCTATGCGGTGGTCGCGGAACCGGGGAGGCGGATCATCGCCGAGGAACGCGCGGGAGACGGGAGAGCGCTCCCGTGGCGCGATGCTGCCGCGTTCGCCGGGCGGGCGCTTGCCATGTCGGTGGCGGATCATGCGGCAGCGCAGGGGCTTACCTTCTTCGACCGCGGCATCGTGGACGCGGCGGTTGCGATGGTTGCGTCCGGACTGCCGCGCCCGACCGACCTCATCGAAAGCAAGCGCCACGACCGGCTCTTCCTTGCGCCGCCATGGCCGGAAATCTACGTAAACGACGCCGATCGCCGGCACAGCCTCGACGCCGCGTTGCGCGATTATGTGCGCGTGCGGCAGGCTTATCGCGAGGCGGGGTACGCGCCCGTCATGTTGCCCTTGGCTAGCGTCTCTGCCCGCGCCGACTTCGTTCTCGCGGCATTGGGTGTTGCGCCAAAATCGCGCTGCTTTTCGCAGGGGCAGCGGACCAGCTGTTGA
- a CDS encoding M20/M25/M40 family metallo-hydrolase, whose translation MKCLRLLAAATLIIAPMSAQAKLSGAESRIVRAVDQEQARTLGLLENLVNQNSGSLNLAGVEAVGRMMRAELEPLGFEVRWVPMAQVARAGHIVAIHRGSGKGRKMLLIGHLDTVFEPDSPFQHFARKDADTVEGPGVGDDKGGMAVMVAALRAMKAAGTLAAADIEIVLTGDEEDAGNPVEVARGDLIEAGKRADVALDFEGLSRENGQDMGSISRRGSGNWEVRATGRTGHSSGVFSAASGNGAIYELSRILTAFRTELPEPNLTFNVGLVVGGATAVLDANGIRGTATGKTNIIPEIAIAKGDIRALSLDQYRRVTDKMRAIVARHMPGSGAEISFDDGAYPPMAPTAGGRALLDRLNLVNRDLGLPEMAPIDPLKRGAGDIGFVAEHVDGLVGLGPAGGGSHAPGETVDVPSLWRQAKRAAILMTRLSAEKP comes from the coding sequence ATGAAATGCCTACGCCTCCTTGCCGCCGCCACCTTGATCATCGCGCCGATGTCCGCGCAGGCGAAGCTCTCCGGTGCCGAAAGCCGGATCGTCCGCGCGGTCGATCAGGAGCAGGCTCGCACGCTCGGCCTGCTCGAAAATCTGGTCAATCAGAATAGCGGCTCGCTCAATCTTGCCGGGGTCGAAGCTGTCGGCCGGATGATGCGCGCGGAGCTGGAGCCGCTCGGCTTCGAAGTGCGCTGGGTGCCGATGGCGCAGGTCGCCCGGGCCGGCCACATCGTCGCCATCCACCGCGGCAGCGGCAAGGGCCGGAAGATGCTGCTGATCGGCCATCTCGACACGGTGTTCGAACCGGATTCGCCCTTCCAGCACTTTGCCCGCAAGGATGCCGACACGGTCGAGGGGCCGGGGGTCGGAGACGACAAGGGCGGCATGGCGGTGATGGTCGCCGCGTTGCGCGCGATGAAGGCCGCCGGCACCCTCGCCGCCGCCGATATCGAAATCGTGCTCACCGGCGACGAGGAGGATGCCGGCAATCCGGTCGAGGTTGCGCGCGGCGACCTCATCGAAGCCGGCAAGCGGGCCGACGTCGCACTCGATTTCGAAGGTCTGTCGCGTGAGAACGGCCAGGACATGGGTTCGATCTCGCGCCGCGGCTCCGGTAATTGGGAGGTGCGCGCAACCGGGCGGACCGGCCATTCCAGCGGCGTGTTCAGCGCCGCCTCGGGCAACGGCGCCATCTACGAACTCTCGCGCATCCTCACGGCCTTCCGCACCGAGCTGCCCGAGCCCAACCTCACCTTCAACGTTGGCCTCGTCGTCGGCGGCGCCACCGCCGTGCTCGATGCCAACGGCATCCGCGGCACCGCCACCGGCAAGACCAACATCATCCCCGAAATCGCGATCGCCAAAGGCGACATCCGCGCTCTGTCGCTCGATCAGTACCGGCGCGTCACCGACAAGATGCGGGCGATCGTCGCCCGGCACATGCCTGGTTCCGGTGCCGAGATCAGCTTCGACGACGGCGCCTACCCGCCGATGGCGCCGACGGCGGGCGGACGGGCGCTGCTCGACCGGCTCAACCTGGTCAATCGCGATCTGGGGCTGCCGGAAATGGCGCCGATCGACCCACTGAAGCGCGGCGCCGGCGATATCGGCTTCGTCGCCGAACATGTCGACGGCCTCGTCGGCCTCGGCCCGGCCGGCGGCGGATCGCATGCGCCCGGCGAGACCGTCGATGTGCCGAGCCTTTGGCGGCAGGCGAAGCGCGCCGCCATCCTGATGACCCGCCTCTCCGCCGAAAAACCCTGA
- a CDS encoding murein L,D-transpeptidase catalytic domain family protein — MAAATGVAGLLPAKVFATVAPPQPAINPALRARAMASLEANRGRLRNADVIGIADFSRMSRQPRFYIVDLRSGFTTEHLVAHGRGSDPSHLGWLERFSNDVGSEATSEGAYLTADSYTGKYGWSMRLFGLDPSNSNALARAIVIHSAWYAEPKVAETYGKLGRSEGCFALPGVSHAEAMTRLGSGRLLYAEKV, encoded by the coding sequence GTGGCGGCAGCCACCGGTGTGGCGGGCCTGCTGCCGGCCAAGGTCTTCGCGACCGTCGCCCCTCCGCAGCCCGCGATCAACCCCGCGCTTCGTGCCCGGGCGATGGCGTCGCTGGAAGCCAATCGCGGCCGGCTCAGAAATGCCGACGTGATCGGCATTGCCGATTTCAGCCGGATGTCGCGCCAACCGCGTTTCTACATCGTCGATCTTCGCTCGGGCTTCACCACCGAGCATCTCGTCGCCCACGGCCGCGGCTCCGATCCGAGCCATCTCGGCTGGCTTGAGCGATTCTCCAATGACGTCGGCTCCGAGGCGACCTCGGAAGGCGCCTATCTCACCGCCGATTCCTACACGGGCAAATATGGCTGGTCGATGCGGCTGTTCGGCCTCGATCCGAGCAACAGCAATGCGCTGGCGCGTGCGATCGTCATCCACAGCGCCTGGTATGCCGAGCCCAAGGTGGCCGAAACCTATGGCAAGCTCGGGCGGTCCGAGGGCTGTTTCGCGCTTCCGGGCGTCAGCCATGCCGAGGCGATGACCAGGCTGGGGTCCGGCCGCCTGCTCTACGCCGAAAAGGTCTGA
- a CDS encoding murein L,D-transpeptidase catalytic domain family protein: MNYSRRQLLGAGAAAGLIATTAQAESLAKIVAGLNDGARAPMPRAAAAAVPARPRVLVDPVIDPRLLARARAAFDANRNRIRRTDLVAITDFSRASREPRFFILDTNTGKVSSHYVAHGRGSDPDHSGYLEHFSNAFGSNATSAGAYITGDYYNGKYGRSMKVKGLERRNDNAEGRAIVVHSAWYAEPEVIREHGKLGRSEGCFALSHASLQEVLRRLGPGHFLYADKLA, translated from the coding sequence TTGAATTACTCGCGCAGGCAGTTGCTTGGCGCCGGTGCTGCGGCCGGCCTCATCGCCACCACCGCCCAGGCCGAGAGCCTGGCCAAGATCGTTGCCGGTCTGAATGACGGCGCCCGGGCGCCGATGCCGCGCGCCGCTGCCGCGGCCGTGCCGGCACGTCCTCGCGTTCTCGTCGATCCGGTCATCGATCCGCGCCTGCTCGCACGCGCCCGCGCCGCCTTCGACGCCAATCGCAACCGCATCCGCCGCACCGATCTGGTCGCGATCACCGATTTCTCGCGTGCCTCGCGCGAGCCGCGCTTCTTCATCCTCGACACCAATACCGGCAAGGTCTCGAGCCACTATGTCGCGCACGGCCGTGGCTCCGATCCCGATCACAGCGGTTATCTGGAGCATTTCTCCAATGCCTTCGGCTCCAACGCGACCTCGGCCGGCGCCTACATCACGGGCGATTATTATAACGGCAAGTACGGCCGCTCGATGAAGGTCAAGGGGCTGGAACGGCGCAACGACAATGCCGAGGGCCGCGCCATCGTCGTTCACAGCGCCTGGTATGCCGAACCGGAAGTGATCCGCGAACACGGTAAGCTCGGCCGCTCGGAAGGCTGCTTCGCGCTGTCGCACGCCAGCCTCCAGGAAGTCCTGCGCCGCCTCGGCCCGGGCCACTTCCTCTACGCCGACAAGCTCGCCTGA